In Clostridium swellfunianum, a genomic segment contains:
- a CDS encoding FAD-binding oxidoreductase, whose product MSYKKIDEKDVEFLVELLGKDRVFVGGEINEDYSHDELGGISRMPEVMVEVLSTEEVSKVMKHAYENNIPVVVRGSGTGLVGASVPLHGGIMLNMTKMNKILELDEDNLTLTVEPGVLLMEIAKYVEERDFFYPPDPGEKTATIGGNINTNAGGMRAVKYGVTRDYVRGLELVLPNGEILAVGGKVVKNSSGYSIKDLICGSEGTLAVITKAVLKLLPLPKKAISLLIPFPNLEMAINTVPKIIKSKAVPTAIEFMQREVILAAEEYLDKKFPDNSSDAYLLLTFDGNSTEEIERNYEKVAELCLAEGALDVLISDTDERKQAIWSARGAFLEAVKATTTEMDECDVCVPRNSVADFIRYTHELQQEFNVRIRSFGHAGDGNLHVYVLRDDMTKEQWEKKLSEVFEAMYKRARELNGVVSGEHGIGYAKRPYLFEQYSEEYITLMKNIKLAFDSKNILNPGKVCQ is encoded by the coding sequence ATGAGTTACAAGAAAATAGATGAAAAAGATGTAGAATTTTTAGTAGAGCTTTTAGGCAAGGACAGAGTTTTTGTTGGAGGAGAAATCAACGAGGACTATAGCCATGATGAGCTTGGAGGCATAAGCAGAATGCCTGAGGTTATGGTTGAGGTATTATCAACCGAGGAAGTTTCAAAGGTTATGAAGCATGCTTATGAAAACAACATTCCTGTAGTTGTAAGAGGTTCAGGCACTGGGCTGGTTGGAGCATCTGTGCCTCTGCATGGAGGCATAATGCTTAATATGACTAAGATGAATAAAATACTTGAGCTTGATGAAGACAACTTAACTTTAACAGTAGAGCCAGGTGTACTTCTTATGGAAATAGCTAAGTATGTTGAGGAAAGAGACTTTTTCTATCCTCCAGATCCAGGTGAGAAAACAGCTACTATAGGTGGAAATATAAACACTAATGCTGGAGGCATGAGAGCTGTAAAGTATGGTGTTACAAGGGACTATGTAAGAGGACTAGAGCTTGTACTTCCAAATGGAGAAATACTTGCGGTTGGAGGAAAGGTTGTTAAAAACAGCTCAGGCTACAGCATTAAGGATTTAATCTGCGGCTCTGAAGGAACGCTGGCTGTAATAACAAAGGCGGTATTAAAGCTGCTGCCTCTGCCTAAGAAAGCAATAAGCCTTTTAATACCCTTCCCAAATCTTGAAATGGCTATAAATACAGTGCCAAAGATAATAAAATCAAAGGCTGTACCAACAGCTATAGAGTTTATGCAAAGGGAAGTTATACTTGCAGCTGAAGAGTACCTTGATAAAAAGTTCCCAGATAACTCCTCTGATGCTTACCTTCTATTAACCTTTGACGGCAACAGCACAGAAGAAATTGAAAGAAACTATGAAAAGGTTGCAGAGCTTTGCTTAGCTGAAGGAGCATTAGACGTATTAATATCAGATACAGATGAGAGAAAACAGGCTATATGGTCAGCAAGAGGAGCCTTCCTTGAGGCTGTTAAGGCTACTACAACTGAAATGGACGAGTGTGACGTTTGTGTTCCAAGAAACAGTGTAGCAGACTTTATAAGATACACCCATGAGCTTCAGCAAGAGTTCAACGTTAGAATAAGAAGCTTCGGACATGCCGGTGACGGAAACCTTCACGTTTATGTTCTTAGAGACGACATGACTAAAGAGCAGTGGGAAAAGAAGCTTAGTGAGGTATTCGAGGCTATGTACAAGAGAGCTAGAGAGCTTAATGGAGTTGTTTCCGGCGAGCACGGAATTGGATACGCTAAGAGACCATATTTATTCGAACAATACAGTGAAGAGTATATAACTCTAATGAAAAACATTAAGCTTGCCTTTGACAGCAAGAATATATTAAATCCAGGCAAGGTTTGCCAATAA